The stretch of DNA acacggagtccgatctcgacccgatcagctaaaccatctcattcgagacatcaaccatttcaatCGATCATCGTACTTCATATATATTTCCCATCTTTTCAGCACATTGGCACAAGTGGCTCTAATAATAAAGCCGTTCATGGAACTTGGACTTATTTTACAATACAAGTTCTTTTCCCACaatacaacattattattatcatcgaTAACAACACGGTTTTCATTCAAGACTCTTGATTTAACATGTGAGGAATTTAGAATTCAAGGCACATAGATGTTTtccacacaatttggcataacattCTTTAATTGAATTTGACGTGAAGTCTAGGCATattagcacatattctaagttttgAACGTTTCCTCAGATGatgagataacatgatgaaagcctaggaatacatattacacatatatttgcaaagtaagcacattcgggatagcaatttctaggacgttcaatttgggacttacgtcgattgcatgaataccgtgggattcaatctTAATAAGAGGGGGTTTAACCAACATatctcaattgagcctcttaaaactctaagattatccggaatattagcaacttcaatctactttCGCAATCTAtcaaaattgaacccaaaattaggaaaacgataataattctagctcacttgagcattctatcatacactatgtgtgtattaaggtttcatggtcgtttttatgaaagactccaccaacccacaccccattcctttctatctttaactcacaacctccctacgtaccttaggaacacatgcatgaaaggtaagcactcccatccccatgaattaccttactaatggcccattctagttacattttgaaattaagagtttgggtaataacatcttacctcttaggaagaatacctaggtgcctctcttgataatcttcaaggttttaagtgagaattgaagagcaatttggtgaagatcactttctccctctaggaccctctctctcactttaaaatatcataaaataagttcaaaatggtccaaggtaggtgttttaatggaataggttcgggtttaaaaacctcaaaaatgaagctccggaacaggttctgcggtcgcatatgcgaccgcataatagttatgcggtccgcgaaatgaccgcaaAATTGCGGTGCCAAAACTTGAGaggaactgaccaggtctgcggtcactatacggcccacaaacctattctgcggtcgcataatgcaccgtagaatggttctgcggtcacatagtgcaccgcagaacctacctccaaaaaatcccaaggcaggatatgcgacaagagtgtggcccgcaaaatggttatgcggtcgcataatgggccggaAAATGACATTAAAATGGTCGAGAAGACTGTTCCACTCTGCGGACattctgtggtccgcagagtagttctgcagtcgcataactgaccccagaaatgcctacttctacccaacgttttccttcaactccccagcgcactgtttaATACAACTTTTTCCTTTAACCTCTATGCCTACTTCGACATCACGAAAATACGGGCTTTTAGGATAatctttacggggccttacatcctcccccagtTAAGATCATTCgccctcgaatgaggatcagggtcCATTATTAACACCTTATACAACTCAGGTTTGCATATACCACACCAGCAacccccaaatttaactaactccccaaatATTCAAACATTTTgacagagtttcctttgtaactaggcctatccacctaccagagagccccagaaacacatcttacaaatATATGCACAACCTAATGACTTAACAaaactcataacaataccaaccgtggcctcataggcaacatataatcaaaaggaacacctttgcattaactgaacaagtgatacaaaattcataggcgacaagttcataaaaggAAGGGATTATAGAgttattcaaacaagtaaggatacttcttcttcatttcttccttggcCTCCCATGTTGCCTCTTTAACCTGCTGGTTTCTCCATAACACTTTCATGGAGGCAATTTACTTATTCCTCAACCttcggacttgtctatcaagaatggcaactggaattttttcatatgacaattcttcattaacctcaaggttctcaactggcacaatagctgacggatctccaactaccttcttcaacataaacacatggaataccgggtgcactaatgatatctcgggtggtagctcaagcttgtacgcatTCTGGCCAATTCTCTGAATGTTTTGTACGGTCCGATATACCTtcgactcaatttccctttctttccgaATCGCATAATACCaatcatgggggaaaccttcaagaataccctatcatcttctttgaactctaagtctctgcgacggaCATCCGAGTTAGATTTTTGACGATTGTGGGCAGTTTTTaaccgctcctttatgatcttaaccttctccatagcctgatgcacgaggtatgTCACTATCAACTCAGCTTCCCTAATCTCGAACAACCCAATCGAAGATTtatatctcctaccatacaatgcctcaaatggtgccatctgaatactcgcatgaaagttgttgttataagcaaattctataagtggcaaatgatcatcccagctacccttgaaataaagaatacaagcacgcaacatgccttcaagcgtctgaatagtctgctctgcttgCCCTTCGATATGTGGATGGAAGGCtttactaagatttacctgagtagccaaaccttactgaaatttctttcataaattggccgtgaactgagcccctcgatcggaaatgatggaatTTGGATTTccatgcagcctgactatttccttgttatacaactaagcatactaTTCcgttgtgtcggtagatttaactggcaagaagtgtgctaattttgtgagtcgatccatgataacccaaattgagtcaaacttgcgtggagtgcgcggtaaccctaccacaaagtccatattaatcatttcccacttccacattagaatttctatgttctgtgccaacccaccaggccgttgatgttcggccttcacttgctggcaatttgaacaccttgccacaaagtccgccatattccttttcatgtcattccactaatagacttccttgagatcgtgatacatctttgtagaacctggatgcacggaatacctagaagcgtgagcctcgatcatgattctttcccagagaccatctactttcggaacacatagtcgcccttggtaccttagtgtaccatcatccatgccaagggAAAATGCCATAGTCTTATGTTCTTGAATCCCATCCAATTGCACtaaaaatggatcgttgtatttcttcactttgacttccacaacaagcgatgattcagccctatattttgcacaattacccttccttcactagagtccgcaagacgaactctcAAACTGGCTAGCTGGTGAACCTccctggccaacggcctttgacatgcctctaAGTGGgcaaaactacccatagattttcggctaagagcatccgccgcaacattggctttcctgggtgatacagaatatcgatgtcgtaatccttgagtaactcaagccatcttctctgcctcagattcaactccttttgcttgaaaatatattggagaCTCTTGTGGTCCATGAATACATCTACACGGACCCCATATaaaaaataatgacgccaaatcttcaatgcaaaaaccactgccgcacgttctaagtcatgagttggatagttcttttcatgactcttgagttgcctagaagcataagctataaccttgccgtgttgcattaatacacacccaatcccaattcttgaagcatcaaaatataccacaaatccatctgtaccctctgccagggtcaacaccggcgttgtagtcaatcttgatttcagctcctttcacaagcatcggaccattggaacttaactgttttctgagtcaatttagtcaacggagaggcaagagtagagaacccctccatagATTTCCTGTAATACCttgctaaacccaagaaactacgaatatCGGTTGATGttgtaggtctaggacaattcttcactgctgaaatcttttgaggatccactttaattcattctctggagacaacatgacccaataaTGTAACAGATTTGAGCCAAATTTCACACTTTGAAATTATTtcgtacaattggtgctgataaagagtctgcaacactgccctAAGATGATCGAtatggtcctcccgacctcgtgaatacacaagaatatcgtcaatgaacactattacAAAGGAGTtgaggaaaggcttgaaaacccgattcataagatccatgaaagccgacggggcatttgttagcccaaaaaacattaccagaaattcaaagtgcccataccgggttctgaaagttgttttcgaaatatcctgctccctgatcttcaattggtgatacccggatcgtaaatcaatctaacaccctgtaactgatcaaacaaatcatctattcttgttaacaggtacttatttttgattgtgactttgttgagctgccggtagtcagcacacatcctcagcgatccatctttcttccttataaagagaaccggtgcgccccatggtGACATACTCAGTCAAATTAAacctttctctaacaaatccttcaattgctcCTTTAGCTCTTTTCAACTCTGCTGGTACCATCCTGTAGGGCAGAATAGATACAGGTTGCGTGCCTGGCTCCATATcaaccccaaaatcaatctccctctCTGGCGAAATCCCAAGGagttcatcaggaaagacctctggaaattcattcacaactggcacaaaTTCGAGTGTAGGtacctcagcagtggtgtccgtaacttggaccaagtgatagatacaacccttgttaatcatctttacggccttaaggtaagaaataaacctgcccttcggcaccacattatcccGCTTCCACTCAACAAcagactcatttggaaattccaacctcacagttctagttcggcagtcgagcttaacaaaacatgaataaagccaatccatccccataattatatcaaaatcgaccatccccaattcaatgagatcggccacgatGTCCCGACCACGTACCGTGATAACACAACCCCTATACACCCTTGCACCCAcgatagactcaccaaccggagtagatacacagaacggctcatgaagttgttccggttctatcccaaattccatagcaacataaggggcaACATTGGAAAAGgtggaactgggatcaataagagcatatacatcatgagattggacagtcgaTATACAtttgacaacatctggag from Nicotiana tomentosiformis chromosome 11, ASM39032v3, whole genome shotgun sequence encodes:
- the LOC138901510 gene encoding uncharacterized protein; translated protein: MSGRQSAEASPDVVKCISTVQSHDVYALIDPSSTFSNVAPYVAMEFGIEPEQLHEPFCVSTPVGESIVGARVYRGCVITVRGRDIVADLIELGMVDFDIIMGMDWLYSCFVKLDCRTRTVRLEFPNESVVEWKRDNVVPKGRFISYLKAVKMINKGCIYHLVQVTDTTAEVPTLEFVPVVNEFPEVFPDELLGISPEREIDFGVDMEPGTQPVSILPYRMVPAELKRAKGAIEGFVRERFNLTEYVTMGRTGSLYKEERWIAEDVC